The genomic interval AGGAGCAACGAATAAATAGCCTGCAATTTGCTCCCTTGCTCCCATACTGAGCTGGACTAACGTTTTTTTCTGTCTCATGAAGCTCCTCCTTCAAACTTTGTTTATATGCTTCATTTTAGAAAAAAAACGGGAGGCTCATAAGAATTAGATCTTTGTATTTTGGAACATATTTTACTTTTTATCTGTTCACACGTTTTTTACAGTAGAAATACTATCCTTTATTCTTAATCGTAGTTTCATTTTATTTAGGTTGAAAATATGCAAAAAAAGAGGGAGCAAACTGAGTAAATACTCAGCTTGCTCCCTCTTTTCACTTCATTATTCGGCTGCCGCAGCAACCTTTAGATTCTCTTTATGACGCGCTGTTGTACGTTCGCGATCACGCTCAAGAATTGGTTTTAAATATTTACCCGTATACGATTGCTCAACTTTGATAACCTGTTCCGGCGTGCCTGTTGCCACAATCATACCGCCGCCATTGCCGCCTTCTGGACCTAGATCTATCAAATAATCCGCCGTCTTAATGACGTCCAAATTATGCTCAATAACGAGTACGGATTCACCTGAATCAACCAAGCGGTGAAGAACGGTCAACAATCTGTCGATGTCATGTACGTGCAAGCCCGTTGTTGGTTCATCCAAAATGTAAAGCGTCTTGCCCGTGGAACGACGATAAAGCTCAGCAGCCAGCTTAACGCGCTGCGCTTCACCACCTGATAATGTGGTAGCTGGTTGACCCAGCTTCATATAACCAAGACCAACATCAAGCAGCGTCTGTACTTTCCGATGAATACGAGGAATGTTCTCGAAGAATGAACAGCCGTCCTCAATGGTCATTTCCAGCACTTCCGCAATATTTTTACCTTTGTATTTCACTTCCAGCGTCTCTCGATTATATCGTTTACCTTTGCAAATCTCACAAGGCACATAGACATCAGGAAGGAAGTGCATCTCAATTTTAATGATTCCATCTCCGCGACAGGCTTCACAGCGTCCGCCCTTCACATTGAAGCTGAATCTTCCCTTCTTGTAGCCGCGTACTTTCGATTCCGTCGTACTCGCATACAAATCACGGATATCATCAAATACCCCGGTATACGTAGCTGGATTAGATCTTGGCGTTCGGCCGATTGGCGATTGGTCAATATCGATGACCTTCTCCAAATGCTCGATGCCTCGCATTTCCTTGTACTGTCCAGGACGCGTCTTCGCTTTGTTCAAATCACGCGCTAACGTTTTGTACAAAATTTCATTAACGAAGGTCGACTTCCCTGAACCTGAAACACCGGTTACCGCTGAGAATACACCTAGTGGAATCTTCACATTTACGTTTCTTAAATTGTTTTCCTTCGCGCCACGAACCTCTAACCATTTGTCGCTCGTCTTGCGGCGCTCGGAAGGCACTTCAATAAACTTGCGTCCACTCAAATATTGGCCCGTCAATGAGTTTTCATTCGCCATCACTTCCTCTGGCGTACCTTCTGCAATGACCATGCCTCCGTGTATACCCGCTCCAGGCCCAATGTCGATAATATAGTCGGCTGCCAGCATCGTATCCTCGTCATGCTCAACGACGATGAGCGTATTTCCAAGGTTGCGCATATGCTCAAGCGTCTCAATTAAGCGATCATTATCTCTTTGGTGCAGCCCGATGCTTGGCTCGTCCAATATATAAAGGACGCCCATAAGACTTGAGCCGATTTGCGTTGCCAATCGAATACGCTGTGCTTCTCCGCCCGACAGTGTACCCGCTGCGCGGCTTAATGACAAATACTCTAATCCTACATTTACAAGGAAACCTAGTCGGCTGTTGATCTCTTTCAAGATCAAGTTTGCGATTGCTATTTCCTTCTGAGACAGTTTTAGCGAATCAAAATACCGCTGTGCATCTCCAATAGATAAGGAGGTGACTTGGGAAATGTGCTGCGCGTTGATCGTAACCGCTAATGTTTCCTTGCGAAGACGTTGTCCCTTACAGCCTGCACATGGCTTAGCGCTCATATAGTTCTCAATATGCTCGCGCATCATATCCGATGCGGTATCTCTATAACGCCGCTCAAGGTTATGAACGATGCCTTCGAATGGAACATAAGCCTCTTTGCGATGACCAAAATCGTTCTCATATAGGAATCGAACACGCTCTCCGCCTGTTCCATATAATATCTTCTTCATCTGCTCCGGCTCAAGCTCGGATACCGGAACATCCTGCGGTATGCCATAATGCACGCAAACCGCACTTAGAAACTGCGGATAATAATTTGACGTACTGCCCGCCCAAGCTAGGAAAGCAGCATCCGCAATCGACTTGCTCATATCAGGTACGAGCAAATCTGGATCAACGATCATTTTCATGCCTAAACCATCACAATCCGGGCATGCCCCGTAAGGACTATTGAACGAGAACATGCGCGGCTCCAGCTCTTCGATACTAAAACCGCATTCTGGACAAGCCAGATTTGAGCTGAATAGAAGCTCCTCCTGATCGATGATATCAACGAGCACGCGGCCCTCAGATATTTTCAGTGCAGTTTCGATTGAATCCGCCAGCCTCGTTTGAATATCTGATTTCACGACGATACGATCGACAACCACTTCAATGCTGTGCTTTTTATTTTTTTCCAGCTCAATCTTCTCGCTGAGCTCTCGCAATTCGCCATTCACGCGTACACGAACAAAACCTTGCTTCTGAATGTCAGCGAGCAGCTTGGTATGCTCGCCTTTGCGGCCTGAAATAAGCGGAGCCAAAATTTGCAGCTTCGTCTTCTCCGGGTATTCCATAATCCGGTCAACCATTTGCTCAACGGTCTGCGACGTTATTTCGATCCCATGCTCTGGACAATGCGGCTTGCCGATACGGGCAAATAAGAGCCGCAAATAATCATAAATTT from Paenibacillus sp. FSL K6-3182 carries:
- the uvrA gene encoding excinuclease ABC subunit UvrA, with amino-acid sequence MASDKIVVKGARAHNLKNIDVTIPRDKFVVLTGLSGSGKSSLAFDTIYAEGQRRYVESLSAYARQFLGQMEKPDVDSIDGLSPAISIDQKTTSRNPRSTVGTVTEIYDYLRLLFARIGKPHCPEHGIEITSQTVEQMVDRIMEYPEKTKLQILAPLISGRKGEHTKLLADIQKQGFVRVRVNGELRELSEKIELEKNKKHSIEVVVDRIVVKSDIQTRLADSIETALKISEGRVLVDIIDQEELLFSSNLACPECGFSIEELEPRMFSFNSPYGACPDCDGLGMKMIVDPDLLVPDMSKSIADAAFLAWAGSTSNYYPQFLSAVCVHYGIPQDVPVSELEPEQMKKILYGTGGERVRFLYENDFGHRKEAYVPFEGIVHNLERRYRDTASDMMREHIENYMSAKPCAGCKGQRLRKETLAVTINAQHISQVTSLSIGDAQRYFDSLKLSQKEIAIANLILKEINSRLGFLVNVGLEYLSLSRAAGTLSGGEAQRIRLATQIGSSLMGVLYILDEPSIGLHQRDNDRLIETLEHMRNLGNTLIVVEHDEDTMLAADYIIDIGPGAGIHGGMVIAEGTPEEVMANENSLTGQYLSGRKFIEVPSERRKTSDKWLEVRGAKENNLRNVNVKIPLGVFSAVTGVSGSGKSTFVNEILYKTLARDLNKAKTRPGQYKEMRGIEHLEKVIDIDQSPIGRTPRSNPATYTGVFDDIRDLYASTTESKVRGYKKGRFSFNVKGGRCEACRGDGIIKIEMHFLPDVYVPCEICKGKRYNRETLEVKYKGKNIAEVLEMTIEDGCSFFENIPRIHRKVQTLLDVGLGYMKLGQPATTLSGGEAQRVKLAAELYRRSTGKTLYILDEPTTGLHVHDIDRLLTVLHRLVDSGESVLVIEHNLDVIKTADYLIDLGPEGGNGGGMIVATGTPEQVIKVEQSYTGKYLKPILERDRERTTARHKENLKVAAAAE